The sequence below is a genomic window from Harpia harpyja isolate bHarHar1 chromosome 3, bHarHar1 primary haplotype, whole genome shotgun sequence.
GGAATATGCTTGATGCCCAGTCCGGAGAGCTCCGACATTTGTTGCCGCggattttcttgctttcttccctctcttcttttttttttccccccctcgttttgttgggttttttttcttccctatttctccccccccccccctttcaatTTCGGGGGCATCCCGCTATTATAAAGAAGCGTGCGTGGAGTGACCTGGGGGTCCCCGAGCTGTGACATCTGCCTTGTGATGAGGAGCAGTTCGGACGCCCCCTTCTGAGCCATTCGCCTTGTCCGACGGGTGTGTTTGTGCGTTTGCTTGCAGAACCTGCCTTCGGGGAAGTGAACCAGCTCGGGGGGGTGTTTGTCAACGGGAGACCCCTGCCCAATGCCATCAGGCTGCGGATTGTGGAACTGGCGCAACTGGGCATCAGACCGTGTGACATCAGCCGGCAGCTCCGCGTTTCCCACGGCTGTGTCAGCAAAATCCTGGCTCGCTACAACGAGACCGGCTCCATCCTACCGGGGGCTATCGGAGGCAGCAAGCCTCGAGTCACCACCCCCACGGTGGTAAAACATATCCGGACCTACAAACAAAGGGATCCGGGCATCTTCGCCTGGGAGATCCGGGATCGCCTGCTGGCCGACGGCGTGTGTGACAAGTACAACGTGCCGTCGGTCAGCTCCATCAGCCGCATCCTCCGGAACAAAATCGGGAACCTGTCTCAGCAGAGTCACTACGAGTCCTACAAGCAGCACCAGCCGCCCCCACAGCCTGCTCTGCCCTACAACCACATCTACTCCTACCCCAGCCCCATCGCTGCTGCAGGAGCCAAGGTGCCCACCCCTCCCGGGGTGCCAGCAATCCCCAGCACCATGGCCATGCCCAGGACGTGGCCGTCCTCCCACTCGGTGACGGACATCCTGGGGATCCGCTCCATTACAGACCAAGGTGAGGAGGGGGGACCCGGGGCCGCAGCGGCAGCCAGGCAGGGCCGGAGCGTTTCGGTCCGCTGCTCCTGGTCTCCTTCCTCTCCGAGGGTCGGAAGGAGGTTTCGTGCTTTGCCTCGGGAAACCTCTCGCGTTTTTCCCCAGCCCGAGCTGGGCGCTGAGCTTACCGGAGGATGTGCCTCGGGACGCGGGCGGATCGGAGGTCCCGGGGTGGGCTGCGGGCGGACCAGCAAACGGTCCACATGGGCCGTCACCGCTGCCGGGGTGGCCCGAGGAGTGGCGACCTTGGCCGGAGGGAACGGCCCGGGGTGCGGCGGCCCCCGGGCGcgctcagccccggccccgccgccgtcccGCTCCCGGCCGCGGCTCGCTGCCGCCCTCCGGTCACAGGCGCCGCCTTGGCGTTACCGAGAAGTCCGTTTTCTCTAGTTCTCGCAATCAGGCCAAATTTGCTCCGGCAGGAAGTTCAAATGTCACCTAATTGCTTTCATTCTGATGCGGTGTTTTCCTCCGAAGCGGTGATCCAGGAAAAGCAAACCCCCAAGATTTGCTTCTTTTACCCCTTCCaccttctttctgtttctccGCCTGGAAACTGCGTCGCGACTCCCAGCCGCTCGCTACGCTTTGCCGCAAAGAAAGggacattttttccattttggtctCTGCCAGTGAACTAACAGTGAAAGTGCTTAAAACAACAGTCTAAAATATCCTTCGCCTACAGCGATCTCAGTGTCCCACTCTTCCCTCCCAATTAGcggaggggggggtgtgtgtgcgatttctgttttcattgccGGTTCCAGCAGCACTTCAATCCGGTTCCAGCAGCACTTCAAATGCGAACTGATCCTTTAGGCGctgcagaataattttctttttcttttctcaaaaaggtggtatttttttaagcaatacacacacacacgtatgttttatttccattcatACGTACAAAAATACCTAAGTTTTGTCCTTCTTCGCCCTCTGCTTCACGCTGTAAACTTTATCCTCAGACCACACTGGCACAAACAAATGTGTTTCTGAGTCGACTTTAACAAATAGACGCCTGGCAatctctgctctgtgctggggagaggtacTGTTGGCAATGAACattaaaaagaatgagaacatTACAATCACATGAGaaatggaggtttttttttttttttttgcgagtTCCTCTTTTTATTAACACCACattggcaggcaggcaggcctcTGACGGTACTGCCGGGTGCCTCGGTATCTGCCCCGTCTCCCTCAGACCTCGGAGCTGCACACATCTTTCTGCAGCATAaaatttccccccttccccttcccagcagaGAGCCGGGACTGCTGAGCGGCCGATGCCGCAGATGGGGGCTGCTCGCCCTTGATTTATAGTATAAACTGACCTTGCTGACACGGAAAGGAAGCCCCTATTCATGGGAAAGTGTGAGATCAGCAGAAAAGGGCGCTCACCGAGAGAGCTCAATTTCTTAAGACAACTTCAGATTTGTGCCTTTCCCCAGCCTCGGCGAGGGGCCGAGCGAGGTGGTGTTGCGGGGAAGCCCGCTCCCACGGCGGCTCCGGCGGGCCCGCAGCCCCGCAGGCTCCGATGCGGCGGGGCTCGGGggagccgccccccccgccccgggttcCCCGGCGGGGCCCGGAGAATGTGCTCGCCTGCAAAACAGCCCGGTATTCCCGTGCCGCGGCTGATGCGCATGTAAATAACAGGACTTTTATCCGCCCCCCcatcttcctcccttttttctttaaaaaaaaaattctttttctgttttggttgttttgttttcttgctttttttcgtCCCAAACTTGCTTGGAGCCTGCTTCATCTGCAGCCGTGTCAGGGTTGCTTCTAACGGGGGGTATCGTTTGCCCTCGGGCtcgcgcgcacgcacacacacgagGCCGTTGCCACAAATGCCCCTTAGGAGATCCCGGGGGACAAGTGCCGCGGGGCAGCTCCGTCCCGCCAGCGCAGGGACGCGGGGACGAGCGACTCGGCCAGCTCCGGGCTCGGCTGGCGATCGCTGCCATCAGCCGCACGGAGCGACCCGGCTCCGTTCTTCCCCCGGCTCACCCTCTCCTGGGGCTCCCAGGAGGCTCGGCGAGGTGTAGCGGGCGAGCGACGGGCTTCCCCTCAGCTCTGCCCCGCAGACCGAGTCCCGTGGGGAGGGGGAGCCGTCTCCGGCCCGGAGCAAAGTGCTCCGCATCCCGGCCCCTGCCTCTAACCCCCCCTTCCCGCCGTGTTTCCCAGCAGTGAGCGACACCTCGCCTTACCCCAGCCCCAAGGTGGAGGAATGGAGCAGCCTGGGCCGAAACAGCTTTCCCCCCCCGGCCCAGCACGCCGTGAACGGGCTGGAGAAGAACTCCCTGGAGCAGGAGGCCAAGTACAGCCAGGTAAagagaggggggggggagggcggggatGCACAGGGCCCCTGAGCTCCGCCGCGGGCTTGCGGCCCTCGCCCGGGGCTGCCGCTCTCGGTTTGGAGCCGGTGCCGGCCTTCCCTCGGTTCTGGTTTGCAAACGGAGTCCGCCAAGACGGGCGACGTCGGGAAAGAGCGTGGCTGCCTCCTCCGCTCCTCTCTCCGCTCCCTCCCTCGGCACagccgccgcagcccccccccggcagccccaaGCCCGCCTTTCTCCCGGCCGAGAGCCTCCCGGCCGTCCCGGGCTCCcggcgctgcccccgccgccgcggcacAGCCCGCCCAGCAGACATTCGAGAATCGCCGCGCACCAGCccccgccggccggccgcccgcccgcccggcgaccggagcccgccgcgccgcccgccggggctccggccccggccccggcccggccccgagCCCCCGCCTCGGCCGGGCCGTgcagccccgggccgggccgggccgggccgtgcagCCCCGGGGCGTGTGAGCGGGCAcgtcccgccgccgccctcaAAGCCGCGTTGTACCCTGTCCGCAGCGTGCTCTGTAGGCAGGGGAATAATTTGAAAATGAGGTGTAATTGCTTCCTACATTAAGCATTTTTAAACGCTTAAGTAGACGGCGAATTTCCTACGTTTTAATTACAGCACGATATAACTGTTACTTAATAAATCTCTGTCTAAATCTTTGTACTTGCTAATCAAATCCCATGCCAGGAGAAAAGCTATAAAAGGCTCAACTGTTACTCGTtgggaaagcacaggttttga
It includes:
- the PAX9 gene encoding paired box protein Pax-9 isoform X2; the protein is MEPAFGEVNQLGGVFVNGRPLPNAIRLRIVELAQLGIRPCDISRQLRVSHGCVSKILARYNETGSILPGAIGGSKPRVTTPTVVKHIRTYKQRDPGIFAWEIRDRLLADGVCDKYNVPSVSSISRILRNKIGNLSQQSHYESYKQHQPPPQPALPYNHIYSYPSPIAAAGAKVPTPPGVPAIPSTMAMPRTWPSSHSVTDILGIRSITDQVSDTSPYPSPKVEEWSSLGRNSFPPPAQHAVNGLEKNSLEQEAKYSQVIWMAPHSNPICETCLLLATCFHGQNTVPCPPTHMASGHSTRMKLIKKVREAPNGLPAVSSFVSAPAMPPYATPAQVSPYMTYSAAPSGYMASHGWQHAGGTPLSPHGCDIPASLAFKGMQTAREGSHSVTASAL
- the PAX9 gene encoding paired box protein Pax-9 isoform X1, coding for MEPAFGEVNQLGGVFVNGRPLPNAIRLRIVELAQLGIRPCDISRQLRVSHGCVSKILARYNETGSILPGAIGGSKPRVTTPTVVKHIRTYKQRDPGIFAWEIRDRLLADGVCDKYNVPSVSSISRILRNKIGNLSQQSHYESYKQHQPPPQPALPYNHIYSYPSPIAAAGAKVPTPPGVPAIPSTMAMPRTWPSSHSVTDILGIRSITDQAVSDTSPYPSPKVEEWSSLGRNSFPPPAQHAVNGLEKNSLEQEAKYSQVIWMAPHSNPICETCLLLATCFHGQNTVPCPPTHMASGHSTRMKLIKKVREAPNGLPAVSSFVSAPAMPPYATPAQVSPYMTYSAAPSGYMASHGWQHAGGTPLSPHGCDIPASLAFKGMQTAREGSHSVTASAL
- the PAX9 gene encoding paired box protein Pax-9 isoform X4 produces the protein MEPAFGEVNQLGGVFVNGRPLPNAIRLRIVELAQLGIRPCDISRQLRVSHGCVSKILARYNETGSILPGAIGGSKPRVTTPTVVKHIRTYKQRDPGIFAWEIRDRLLADGVCDKYNVPSVSSISRILRNKIGNLSQQSHYESYKQHQPPPQPALPYNHIYSYPSPIAAAGAKVPTPPGVPAIPSTMAMPRTWPSSHSVTDILGIRSITDQVSDTSPYPSPKVEEWSSLGRNSFPPPAQHAVNGLEKNSLEQEAKYSQAPNGLPAVSSFVSAPAMPPYATPAQVSPYMTYSAAPSGYMASHGWQHAGGTPLSPHGCDIPASLAFKGMQTAREGSHSVTASAL
- the PAX9 gene encoding paired box protein Pax-9 isoform X3 — its product is MEPAFGEVNQLGGVFVNGRPLPNAIRLRIVELAQLGIRPCDISRQLRVSHGCVSKILARYNETGSILPGAIGGSKPRVTTPTVVKHIRTYKQRDPGIFAWEIRDRLLADGVCDKYNVPSVSSISRILRNKIGNLSQQSHYESYKQHQPPPQPALPYNHIYSYPSPIAAAGAKVPTPPGVPAIPSTMAMPRTWPSSHSVTDILGIRSITDQAVSDTSPYPSPKVEEWSSLGRNSFPPPAQHAVNGLEKNSLEQEAKYSQAPNGLPAVSSFVSAPAMPPYATPAQVSPYMTYSAAPSGYMASHGWQHAGGTPLSPHGCDIPASLAFKGMQTAREGSHSVTASAL